One Acidobacteriota bacterium DNA segment encodes these proteins:
- a CDS encoding glycosyltransferase family 4 protein: MIVNQWVPAAHRGDAIGDSARRVRDMLRQRGHQSDLFAMTVDDDLRDEVLPFPHVAAQRGDITIFHFALPSPMTGAFARVPGVRVMQYHNITPAHFFAPYAPALFRLAALGRQELAALAGKVDLALGDSEYNRRELEQLGFTRTGVMPIAVDLRRITDAPPRPALEEILDDRLTNILYVGRIAPNKKIEDHVRLAEHYKRYVDAECRFIFVGRYDGVPRYYAMVRALIERYRMLPERFLFTGPVPDEDLATYYRMADAYVSLSEHEGFCVPLLEAMAAGVPILAYSSTAVTDTLGGAGIEFFPKDLEFGAELLGSLVFDEGVREQVLAGQRRRVNDFGDERTVRELDKWLGTI, from the coding sequence ATGATCGTCAACCAGTGGGTGCCGGCGGCGCACAGGGGCGACGCGATCGGAGACAGCGCCCGTCGCGTCAGGGACATGCTGCGACAGCGGGGGCACCAGTCCGACCTCTTCGCGATGACCGTGGACGACGATCTGCGCGACGAGGTTCTGCCGTTTCCTCACGTCGCGGCGCAGCGCGGCGACATCACGATCTTTCACTTCGCGCTCCCGTCGCCCATGACCGGCGCCTTCGCCCGCGTGCCGGGCGTCCGGGTGATGCAGTACCACAACATCACCCCTGCGCATTTCTTTGCGCCCTACGCACCCGCGCTCTTCCGCCTGGCCGCGCTGGGGCGGCAGGAACTCGCCGCGCTCGCGGGCAAGGTGGACCTCGCGCTCGGCGACTCGGAGTACAACCGGCGCGAGTTGGAGCAGCTCGGGTTCACCCGGACGGGAGTCATGCCGATCGCGGTCGACCTGCGCCGCATCACCGACGCGCCGCCGCGCCCCGCGCTCGAAGAGATCCTGGACGATCGGCTGACCAACATCCTCTACGTCGGACGCATCGCACCCAACAAGAAGATCGAGGATCACGTCCGCCTTGCGGAGCACTACAAGCGCTACGTCGACGCGGAGTGCCGGTTCATCTTCGTGGGCCGCTACGACGGCGTGCCGCGGTACTATGCCATGGTCCGCGCCCTCATCGAGCGGTACAGGATGCTGCCGGAACGGTTCCTCTTCACGGGCCCCGTCCCGGATGAGGACCTGGCCACCTATTACCGGATGGCGGATGCGTACGTCTCGCTGAGCGAGCACGAGGGCTTCTGCGTGCCGCTGCTGGAGGCCATGGCGGCCGGCGTGCCGATCCTCGCCTACTCGTCCACGGCCGTGACCGACACCCTGGGCGGGGCGGGCATTGAGTTCTTTCCCAAGGACCTCGAGTTCGGAGCGGAGCTGCTCGGGTCGCTGGTGTTCGACGAAGGCGTGCGGGAGCAGGTACTCGCCGGCCAGCGCCGGCGCGTGAACGACTTCGGCGACGAGCGCACCGTGCGCGAGCTGGACAAGTGGCTGGGTACGATATGA
- a CDS encoding glycosyltransferase family 4 protein codes for MKIGFVIQRYGTEVLGGSEYLCRLVAERLAARHPVEVLTTCARDYITWKNEYPEGPDRVRGVTVRRFATAHTRDLEEFNRYSDWIYANPHTRQDEIEWLKQQGPWSPALVEYLQRQHASFDVLVFYTYLYAPTVLGLKIDPARSVLVPTAHDEPAIRLDIFQEVFSLPAGLVYNTDAERRFVRANFRLRALAEEVVGIGVDIPRSSEETEPAPLASEEEGRVEVEVSEDPERDHVHDEESPTFRNHLAHKGETFRRRHRLHGPFALYGGRIDAGKGCEELVEYFSSYVKEGGEGSLVLMGVKMMPIPDEPFIRFAGQLPDQERSHAVEAATVVVVPSPFESLSIIALEAFAAGTPVLANARSDVLVDHCRQSNAGLYYADRDEFVECLRLLMGDEKLRLAMGRNGREYVRRNYRWDIVMQKYERVFAKVRAAGK; via the coding sequence ATGAAGATCGGGTTCGTGATTCAGCGGTACGGCACGGAGGTCCTCGGCGGGTCCGAGTACCTGTGCCGGCTCGTGGCCGAGCGACTCGCAGCGCGCCACCCGGTCGAGGTGCTGACCACCTGCGCGCGCGATTACATCACCTGGAAGAACGAATACCCCGAGGGCCCGGACCGTGTCCGCGGGGTGACGGTGCGCCGTTTCGCCACGGCGCACACCCGCGACCTCGAGGAGTTCAATCGGTACTCCGACTGGATCTACGCCAACCCGCACACGCGGCAGGACGAGATCGAGTGGTTGAAGCAGCAGGGCCCGTGGTCCCCCGCGCTCGTCGAGTATCTCCAGCGCCAGCACGCGTCGTTCGACGTGCTGGTCTTTTACACGTACCTCTACGCGCCGACCGTGCTCGGTCTGAAGATCGATCCCGCGCGCAGCGTGCTCGTCCCGACGGCGCACGACGAGCCGGCAATCCGCCTCGACATCTTCCAGGAGGTCTTCAGCCTCCCGGCCGGCCTCGTGTACAACACGGACGCGGAGCGCCGGTTCGTGCGCGCCAACTTCCGCCTGCGGGCGCTCGCCGAGGAGGTCGTGGGGATCGGCGTCGACATCCCGCGGAGCAGCGAGGAGACGGAGCCCGCGCCCCTGGCATCGGAGGAGGAGGGACGCGTCGAGGTCGAGGTGAGCGAGGACCCGGAGCGGGACCACGTGCACGATGAGGAGTCCCCCACCTTCCGCAACCACCTCGCGCACAAGGGGGAAACGTTCCGGCGGCGGCATCGGCTGCACGGGCCGTTCGCGCTCTACGGCGGCCGGATCGACGCGGGCAAGGGCTGTGAAGAGCTGGTCGAGTACTTCAGCAGCTACGTGAAAGAGGGAGGCGAAGGATCGCTCGTGCTCATGGGCGTGAAGATGATGCCCATCCCGGATGAGCCGTTCATCCGCTTCGCCGGCCAGCTACCCGACCAGGAGCGCTCGCACGCCGTCGAGGCCGCCACGGTGGTCGTGGTGCCCTCTCCCTTCGAGAGCCTGTCAATCATCGCGCTCGAGGCCTTCGCCGCCGGCACCCCGGTGCTGGCCAACGCGCGCAGCGACGTGCTGGTGGATCACTGCCGCCAGAGCAACGCGGGGCTGTACTATGCCGACCGCGACGAGTTCGTCGAGTGCCTGCGGCTCCTGATGGGCGACGAGAAGCTGCGCCTGGCGATGGGACGCAACGGCCGCGAGTACGTCCGCCGCAACTACCGGTGGGACATCGTCATGCAGAAGTACGAGCGGGTGTTCGCGAAAGTGCGGGCCGCGGGAAAATAA
- a CDS encoding glycosyltransferase: protein MKLAIVVQRYGADINGGAELHARYIAERLSRHAEVEVYTTCARDYVTWKNELPAGEERVNGIRVRRFRVSRPRDTRDFGRRSQRVFGEAHSVADELAWLHSEGPASPALISAISRDAARFDFIIFFSYRYYHAYHGARAVPARAVLVPTAERDPAVALGIFGPLFRGVRGIMYNSYEERALIHRVSANQSVPGVVVGVGSDVPERTNPQRFRKKFNLRGAFAVYVGRVDENKGCVELFEYFRRYVQEFPRGLSLVLIGSAVMKIPAHPRIRHLGFLPDEDKFDAIGAADALIMPSQYESLSMVALEAWALGRPVLANGRCDVLRGQCMRSNAGLYYDNYDEFVETLYALESNGPMNGVLGRNGREYFRRHYTWPVIERKYLDMFDRLSREKDGARMEPLPGWWARRARALPPAGDVLAGIPSGPVVDRQQRAAAAQNDAPRRA, encoded by the coding sequence GTGAAGCTGGCGATTGTCGTTCAGCGCTACGGCGCCGACATCAACGGCGGCGCCGAGCTGCACGCGCGCTACATCGCGGAGCGGCTGTCCCGGCACGCCGAGGTGGAGGTCTACACCACCTGCGCGCGTGATTACGTCACCTGGAAGAACGAGTTGCCGGCCGGCGAGGAGCGCGTGAACGGCATCCGCGTGCGGCGGTTTCGCGTGTCGCGGCCGCGCGACACGCGCGATTTCGGCCGCCGGTCGCAGCGCGTCTTCGGCGAGGCACACTCGGTGGCCGACGAGCTGGCATGGCTTCACAGCGAGGGGCCGGCCAGCCCCGCGCTCATCTCCGCGATCAGTCGCGACGCGGCGCGCTTCGACTTCATCATCTTCTTCAGCTATCGCTATTACCACGCGTATCACGGCGCACGGGCCGTGCCTGCCAGGGCGGTGCTCGTCCCCACGGCGGAGCGCGACCCCGCCGTCGCGCTCGGGATCTTCGGCCCGCTGTTCCGCGGCGTGCGCGGGATCATGTACAACTCGTACGAGGAACGCGCGCTGATCCACCGCGTCTCCGCCAACCAATCCGTCCCCGGCGTCGTCGTGGGCGTGGGTTCCGACGTGCCGGAGCGCACGAACCCTCAGCGATTCCGCAAGAAGTTCAACCTGCGCGGCGCGTTTGCCGTGTATGTCGGCCGCGTCGACGAGAACAAGGGGTGCGTCGAGCTGTTCGAATATTTCCGGCGGTACGTGCAGGAGTTTCCGCGCGGGCTCTCGCTGGTGCTCATCGGCAGCGCCGTGATGAAGATCCCCGCGCACCCGCGGATCCGCCACCTTGGCTTCCTTCCCGACGAGGACAAGTTCGACGCGATCGGGGCAGCCGACGCGCTCATCATGCCGTCGCAGTACGAGAGCCTCTCGATGGTGGCGCTCGAGGCATGGGCGCTCGGCCGGCCCGTGCTGGCGAACGGCCGCTGCGACGTCCTGCGCGGCCAGTGCATGCGCAGCAATGCCGGTCTTTACTACGACAACTACGACGAGTTCGTCGAGACGCTGTACGCGCTCGAGTCGAACGGCCCGATGAACGGCGTGCTGGGACGCAACGGCCGCGAGTATTTCCGGCGCCATTACACGTGGCCGGTGATCGAGCGCAAGTACCTCGACATGTTCGACCGGCTCTCGCGCGAGAAGGACGGCGCGCGCATGGAGCCGCTGCCCGGCTGGTGGGCGCGCCGCGCGCGCGCGCTCCCGCCGGCCGGCGACGTGCTTGCCGGCATCCCCTCGGGGCCGGTCGTCGACAGGCAGCAACGGGCGGCCGCCGCACAGAACGACGCGCCGCGCCGCGCCTAG
- a CDS encoding glycosyltransferase family 4 protein translates to MRNVHQVLATLSYGDAIGHEVLGIQRVLRARGFRSEIYVETAHPRLEHLTRDYREMVAQVGTDDLLIHHFSIGSKASRISYALPARMMLVYHNITPPEYFTGVNKELAESCFLGRRELAGYAGRCELAVGDSEFNRAELQALGFDPTAVLPVVPDFSHLDGEPNAFVARAFDDDWTNILFVGRVIPNKRFDDLVRIFHAYRTRCNRRSRLLLVGSSTGFESYRTQLYHLIAQLGTPDVYLTGHITNEELAAFYDVADLFLSASEHEGFCVPLIEAFYKEVPVLAYAATAVPWTLHGGGVLFEDKDPRAVAALMDGILSDTEVRDAVLDSQERALERLLAEDFAGTLMGHVERAFAAPKRTCEVAFDFWQQVDTYERLKALKKVRPALYEALPAEVPGAAGYQGSEAGYQGPEAGDEG, encoded by the coding sequence ATGCGTAACGTTCACCAGGTGCTCGCGACGCTCAGCTACGGCGATGCCATCGGCCACGAGGTGCTGGGCATCCAGCGCGTGCTGCGCGCGCGCGGCTTCCGGTCCGAGATCTACGTGGAGACGGCGCACCCCCGTCTCGAGCACCTCACGCGGGACTATCGCGAGATGGTGGCGCAGGTCGGCACGGACGACCTGCTCATTCATCACTTTTCGATTGGCTCGAAGGCGTCGCGGATTTCCTACGCGCTGCCCGCGCGCATGATGCTCGTCTACCACAACATCACGCCGCCGGAGTACTTCACCGGCGTCAACAAGGAGCTGGCGGAGAGCTGCTTCCTCGGGCGCCGCGAGCTGGCGGGTTACGCCGGACGGTGCGAGTTGGCCGTGGGAGACTCCGAGTTCAATCGCGCGGAGCTCCAGGCGCTCGGCTTCGATCCGACCGCCGTCCTGCCCGTGGTCCCCGATTTCTCGCACCTCGATGGGGAGCCGAACGCCTTCGTGGCGCGCGCGTTCGATGATGACTGGACGAACATCCTGTTTGTCGGGCGCGTGATCCCGAACAAGCGGTTCGACGACCTCGTGCGAATATTCCACGCGTACCGCACGCGCTGCAACCGCCGCTCGCGGCTGCTGCTGGTGGGCTCATCCACCGGCTTCGAGAGCTATCGCACGCAGCTGTACCACCTGATCGCGCAGCTCGGTACGCCTGACGTGTATCTGACGGGTCACATCACGAACGAGGAGCTTGCGGCCTTCTACGACGTGGCGGACCTGTTCCTCAGCGCCAGCGAGCACGAGGGCTTCTGCGTCCCGCTCATCGAGGCGTTCTACAAGGAAGTGCCGGTGCTCGCCTACGCGGCGACGGCCGTGCCGTGGACGCTCCATGGCGGCGGCGTGCTGTTCGAGGACAAGGATCCGCGAGCCGTGGCCGCGCTGATGGACGGCATTCTCTCCGACACGGAGGTCCGCGACGCGGTGCTCGATTCGCAGGAGCGGGCGCTCGAACGGCTGCTCGCCGAGGACTTCGCCGGCACGCTCATGGGGCACGTGGAGCGGGCCTTCGCGGCGCCGAAACGCACGTGCGAGGTCGCGTTCGACTTCTGGCAGCAGGTGGATACGTACGAGCGCCTGAAGGCCCTGAAGAAGGTCCGGCCGGCGTTGTACGAAGCGCTGCCGGCGGAGGTGCCAGGGGCCGCGGGGTACCAGGGGTCAGAGGCCGGGTACCAGGGGCCAGAGGCCGGCGACGAGGGATGA
- a CDS encoding PAS domain S-box protein gives MPLASFSTVHVDTSQSRRGLLLWRVVLPVGIAAVLASLGAANIAVRTTWHEVEDGVLWALSGSDVVARAVAPDSPATASGIEPGDTLLAIDGRPIESVNDVVQAMHRGREGDGLTYTIFHAGTERVADVVLAPVPEGDPLLYYLLAGVAMFTLFVGTSVRLRRPSDQATLHFFWLTVAFYGVLAFSFSGRLDTLDRIFYWGDAVSMLLLPPLFVHFALVFPERPTAWVRTDTGRTLLPLLYLPAFALGGLRVTALARENGASLSTTIEWLDRLELVYLAVCLSAGLAVMVRALARVRSVTARRQLRWIVWGTSLGTVPFVFGYVVPFVLGMRPPAAVELTALLVGVVPLAFASAIVRYRLMDVEVIIKRSLVYAAAVAAIAAIYAMLLRFAGEVFLDGRDEHNTVIALLATLVVVLLANPVKNAIQMALDRVYYRDRYDYRRALVGFARELNSDLDLQRLSERLVQRVVETLVVDRMALMLAPPDGSERTPHAFGVIAAAGFDPDERPHLARQSEIASRLLAGQAVSLEDAFTARRYSPDEVAAWKDSGVHYFVPCVSKEGTIAVMALGRRASGEPLSSEDMALLAAVAAQAATALENARLYRQLRVKADEVDRMRQFSDSILESLSDGLAVVDLEDRVLRWNTPLEQLFGLARADAVGRPLDAIFEPSFVESLRAARRESPAGALLYRVPLASAHADGPRRLLVNVAAAPLRTPAGDTAGTIVIIEDITSRVQLEEQLQISEKMASIGLLAAGVAHEVNTPLTGISSYTQMLLDRADPDDPRTKLLEKIERQTFRAAKIVNGLLNLARPAQVETGPVDVNAVINDVLALLDHQLRNAKIQVRKELCTATPIVDGIEYKLQQVFLNLFLNARDAMPRGGWLSVISRREHGTALIEVSDTGLGIPVEHLSRIYDPFFTTKAIGKGTGLGLSITYGIVQEHGGTMTCESAEGQGTRFALSLPLAATRAEQAAKS, from the coding sequence ATGCCTCTTGCTTCGTTCTCCACGGTTCACGTGGACACTTCTCAGAGCCGTCGCGGATTGCTTCTCTGGCGCGTGGTGCTGCCGGTCGGCATTGCTGCGGTCCTCGCGTCGCTTGGCGCGGCGAACATCGCCGTCCGCACGACGTGGCACGAGGTCGAGGACGGCGTGCTCTGGGCGCTGTCGGGCAGCGATGTCGTCGCGCGCGCCGTGGCGCCCGATTCGCCCGCGACCGCTTCCGGCATCGAGCCCGGCGATACGCTGCTGGCGATCGACGGCCGGCCGATCGAATCGGTCAACGACGTGGTGCAGGCGATGCACCGCGGGCGCGAAGGGGACGGCCTGACCTACACCATCTTCCACGCCGGCACCGAGCGCGTGGCCGACGTGGTGCTGGCCCCGGTCCCTGAAGGGGACCCGCTGCTGTATTACCTGCTCGCCGGCGTGGCGATGTTCACGCTGTTTGTGGGCACGTCGGTGCGGCTCCGCCGCCCGTCCGACCAGGCGACGCTGCACTTCTTCTGGCTGACGGTGGCGTTCTACGGCGTGCTCGCGTTTTCGTTCAGCGGCCGTCTCGACACGCTCGACCGGATCTTCTATTGGGGCGACGCGGTGTCGATGCTGCTCCTCCCGCCGCTCTTCGTTCACTTCGCGCTCGTGTTCCCCGAGCGCCCGACTGCGTGGGTGCGCACCGATACCGGCCGGACCCTCCTGCCGCTCCTGTACCTGCCGGCGTTCGCCCTCGGCGGCCTTCGCGTGACAGCGCTGGCACGCGAGAACGGGGCGTCGCTGTCGACCACGATCGAGTGGCTCGACAGGCTCGAGCTGGTGTATCTCGCCGTCTGTCTGAGCGCGGGACTTGCCGTGATGGTGCGCGCGCTGGCGCGCGTGCGGTCGGTCACCGCACGACGGCAGCTGCGCTGGATCGTGTGGGGCACGTCGCTCGGCACGGTGCCGTTCGTGTTCGGGTACGTCGTGCCGTTCGTCCTTGGCATGCGCCCCCCTGCGGCCGTGGAGCTGACGGCGCTGCTCGTCGGCGTGGTGCCGCTCGCCTTCGCCTCGGCGATTGTCCGCTACCGGTTGATGGACGTCGAGGTGATTATCAAGCGCAGCCTCGTGTATGCGGCCGCCGTGGCGGCGATTGCGGCGATTTACGCCATGCTGCTGCGCTTCGCGGGAGAAGTCTTCCTCGACGGCCGCGACGAGCACAACACGGTCATCGCCCTGCTGGCGACGCTCGTCGTCGTGCTCCTGGCCAATCCGGTGAAGAACGCCATCCAGATGGCGCTCGACCGCGTGTACTACCGGGATCGGTACGATTACCGCCGCGCGCTCGTCGGATTCGCGCGAGAGCTGAACAGCGATCTCGACCTCCAGCGGCTCAGCGAGCGCCTCGTGCAGCGCGTCGTCGAAACCCTCGTCGTCGACCGGATGGCGCTGATGCTGGCGCCTCCCGACGGAAGCGAGCGGACGCCGCATGCGTTCGGCGTGATCGCCGCGGCCGGTTTCGACCCCGACGAGCGGCCGCATCTGGCACGGCAGTCCGAGATCGCGTCGCGGCTGCTCGCCGGCCAGGCGGTGTCCCTCGAGGACGCGTTCACGGCGCGGCGGTACTCGCCGGACGAAGTGGCCGCGTGGAAGGACAGCGGCGTGCACTACTTCGTGCCCTGCGTCTCGAAGGAAGGCACGATTGCCGTCATGGCGCTCGGCCGGCGCGCCAGCGGCGAGCCGCTGAGCAGCGAGGACATGGCGCTGCTCGCTGCCGTCGCCGCGCAGGCCGCCACCGCCCTGGAGAACGCGCGGCTGTACCGCCAGCTGCGTGTCAAGGCGGACGAGGTCGATCGGATGCGCCAGTTCAGCGACAGCATCCTGGAGTCGCTGAGCGACGGCCTCGCCGTCGTCGACCTGGAGGACCGCGTCCTTCGCTGGAACACGCCGCTCGAGCAGTTGTTCGGCCTCGCGCGCGCGGACGCCGTGGGCCGGCCGCTCGATGCGATCTTCGAGCCGTCGTTCGTCGAGTCGCTGCGCGCCGCGCGGCGCGAGTCGCCGGCGGGGGCCCTGTTGTACCGCGTGCCGCTGGCGAGCGCGCACGCCGATGGGCCGCGCCGTCTCCTGGTGAACGTGGCCGCGGCGCCGCTCAGGACGCCCGCCGGAGACACGGCGGGCACGATCGTCATCATCGAGGACATCACCTCGCGCGTGCAGCTCGAAGAGCAGCTGCAGATATCCGAGAAGATGGCGTCGATCGGGCTGCTCGCGGCCGGCGTGGCGCACGAAGTGAATACACCGCTCACCGGGATCTCGAGCTACACGCAGATGCTGCTCGACCGTGCGGACCCGGACGACCCCCGCACGAAGCTGCTGGAGAAGATCGAGCGCCAGACCTTCCGCGCCGCCAAGATCGTCAATGGCCTGCTCAACCTCGCGCGCCCGGCGCAGGTGGAGACCGGGCCGGTGGACGTCAACGCGGTCATCAACGACGTGCTGGCGCTGCTCGACCACCAGTTGCGCAACGCGAAGATCCAGGTCAGGAAGGAACTCTGCACGGCGACCCCGATCGTGGACGGGATCGAATACAAGCTCCAGCAGGTCTTCCTGAACCTGTTCCTGAACGCGAGGGACGCCATGCCGCGCGGCGGGTGGTTGTCGGTCATCTCGCGCCGCGAGCATGGCACGGCGCTCATCGAGGTCTCCGACACCGGGCTGGGGATTCCGGTGGAGCACCTGTCTCGCATTTACGACCCGTTCTTCACCACCAAAGCCATCGGCAAGGGCACCGGATTGGGGCTTTCGATCACGTACGGTATCGTTCAGGAACACGGCGGTACAATGACGTGTGAAAGCGCCGAGGGGCAGGGCACCAGGTTCGCCCTGTCGCTGCCACTGGCGGCAACCCGCGCGGAGCAGGCCGCCAAGAGCTAG
- a CDS encoding sigma-54-dependent Fis family transcriptional regulator: MQSNKGTILVVDDEEIMREILDALLTREGYAVKVASTAAEGLDLARTVPVDAVLMDVMLPDGNGLDALEELKRIDEDLPVLMITAFASVDSAVTAMRRGALDYLPKPFKNDEVLAKLRIAIERRQLVTENKTLRQSLQASQAKFGGIIGRSSRMKQVFDLIIQAAPSRTTILIQGESGTGKELVARAFHTHSTRADRAFITVNSGNLPPDLLESNLFGHVKGAFTGAIYPKKGLFELADKGTIFFDEIGNIPLETQAKLLRVIQEREFMRLGGVETIRVDVRIIAATNVDLRRMVEEGRFREDLFYRLHVITVPLPPLRERKEDIPLLTQHFLAKYGEENNRQDLELAPDALDLLMDYDWPGNVRELENVVERAVVLSSGSRIDASLVPDHVKSTRRFQVPKFVLPPEGISFRDVINDFEKRLIESTLEAAGGVQKRAAELLHIKPTTLNEMIKRHDIRSRRPRRGVTDEEAAELSAEAAGE, encoded by the coding sequence ATGCAGTCCAACAAGGGCACCATCCTCGTCGTCGACGACGAGGAAATCATGCGGGAAATCCTCGACGCGCTGCTGACGCGCGAGGGATATGCGGTGAAGGTGGCTTCCACCGCCGCCGAGGGGCTCGATCTCGCCCGCACCGTGCCTGTCGACGCGGTCCTGATGGACGTCATGCTCCCGGACGGCAACGGGCTCGACGCGCTCGAGGAACTCAAGCGCATAGACGAGGACCTGCCGGTCCTGATGATCACGGCGTTCGCATCGGTGGATAGCGCCGTCACCGCGATGCGGCGCGGCGCGCTCGACTACCTGCCAAAGCCCTTCAAGAACGACGAAGTACTCGCGAAGCTGCGGATCGCGATCGAGCGCCGCCAGCTGGTCACCGAGAACAAGACGCTGCGGCAGAGCCTGCAGGCGAGCCAGGCGAAATTCGGCGGCATCATCGGCCGCAGCTCGCGGATGAAGCAGGTCTTCGACCTGATCATCCAGGCGGCTCCCAGCCGCACGACGATCCTGATCCAGGGGGAGAGCGGCACCGGCAAGGAGCTCGTGGCGCGGGCGTTTCACACGCACTCGACGCGCGCCGACCGTGCGTTCATCACCGTCAACTCCGGCAACCTGCCGCCCGATCTCCTGGAGTCCAACCTCTTTGGCCACGTGAAAGGGGCGTTCACCGGCGCCATCTATCCGAAAAAGGGGCTGTTCGAGCTGGCCGACAAAGGCACGATTTTCTTCGACGAGATCGGCAACATCCCGCTCGAGACGCAGGCGAAGCTGCTGCGCGTGATCCAGGAGCGCGAGTTCATGCGCCTGGGCGGCGTCGAAACGATCCGCGTCGACGTCCGTATCATCGCCGCGACGAACGTGGACCTTCGCCGGATGGTCGAGGAGGGGCGCTTCCGCGAGGATCTCTTCTATCGCCTGCACGTCATTACCGTGCCGCTGCCGCCGCTCAGGGAGCGCAAGGAAGACATCCCGCTGCTGACGCAGCACTTTCTCGCGAAGTACGGCGAGGAAAACAACCGGCAGGATCTCGAGCTGGCGCCCGACGCGCTGGACCTGCTGATGGACTACGACTGGCCGGGAAACGTGCGCGAGCTCGAGAACGTCGTCGAGCGCGCCGTCGTGCTCTCGTCAGGATCCCGGATCGACGCGTCGCTCGTGCCCGATCACGTGAAGTCCACGCGACGTTTCCAGGTGCCAAAGTTCGTGCTGCCACCGGAGGGGATTTCGTTCCGCGACGTCATCAACGACTTCGAGAAGCGGCTGATCGAGTCCACGCTGGAGGCGGCCGGAGGGGTGCAGAAGCGCGCCGCCGAGCTGCTGCACATCAAGCCGACCACGCTCAACGAGATGATCAAGCGGCACGACATCCGGTCGAGGAGGCCGCGGAGGGGCGTCACCGACGAGGAGGCCGCCGAGCTGTCGGCAGAGGCCGCGGGAGAATAA